A single window of Oncorhynchus clarkii lewisi isolate Uvic-CL-2024 chromosome 10, UVic_Ocla_1.0, whole genome shotgun sequence DNA harbors:
- the LOC139418517 gene encoding serine/threonine-protein kinase MARK2-like isoform X1 has translation MSTRTPLLTIEHSSNQSHSESKAGGRPNMPRCRNSVATTPDEQPHIGNYRLLKTIGKGNFAKVKLARHVLTGKEVAVKIIDKTQLNSSSLQKLFREVRIMKLLNHPNIVKLFEVIETEKTLYLIMEYASGGEVFDYLVAHGRMKEKEARAKFRQIVSAVQYCHQKCIVHRDLKAENLLLDADMNIKIADFGFSNEFTMGNKLDTFCGSPPYAAPELFQGKKYDGPEVDVWSLGVILYTLVSGSLPFDGQNLKELRERVLRGKYRIPFYMSTDCENLLKKFLILNPTKRGSLEQIMKDRWMNVGHEEEELKPFIEPQPDYKDPKRTGQHPDRAGGWKRDIMLQMGYSAEEIQDSLVNQKYNDVMATYLLLDYRNSEMDECISLSMKPRPGSDLTNSNAQSPSHKVQRSTSSNQKPRRATDAGSSASKRSQGDNKHTAEDYGRKGSGTGSSTKVPPSPLAAADRKRSTPTPSTNSILSTGTSRSRNSPVPERATLGVQNGMDSLTTPGSRASTASAAAVLSSSSRPRHHKSLSTSAHPTPSDIHAHRPSTAPLRVPVASPSAHNVSSSTATERSNFPRNVATRSTFSAGQQRATRDQHASTYNGPPASPSLSYGNSQARRAGGTGIFSKFTSKFVRRNLSFRFPRRSPYEGEGRDEANRPMLTTAEKLEKGTLGSAGDENKDSLSSTSTVPSTTTPGLTSKDNKPRSLRFTWSMKTTSSMEPNEMMKEIRKVLDSNSCEYELRERYMLLCVSGNPARDDFVEWEMEVCKLPRLSLNGVRFKRISGTSIAFKNIASKVANELKL, from the exons TCTCACTCAGAGTCCAAGGCAGGCGGGCGTCCTAATATGCCGCGGTGCCGGAATTCTGTCGCCACGACGCCAGACGAGCAGCCACACATTGGCAACTACCGGCTGCTGAAAACCATCGGCAAGGGCAACTTTGCCAAGGTCAAACTGGCTCGTCATGTCCTCACAGGGAAAGAG GTGGCTGTGAAAATCATAGACAAAACGCAGCTCAACTCTTCCAGTCTCCAAAAG CTGTTTCGTGAAGTGAGGATCATGAAGCTGCTCAATCACCCAAATATCG TTAAGTTATTTGAAGTTATTGAGACAGAGAAGACGCTGTACTTGATCATGGAGTATGCCAGTGGAG GTGAGGTGTTTGATTACCTTGTTGCTCACgggagaatgaaagagaaagaggccaGAGCCAAATTTAGACAG ATCGTGTCAGCGGTACAGTACTGCCACCAGAAGTGCATCGTACACAGAGACCTGAAG GCAGAGAATCTACTCCTAGATGCTGACATGAACATCAAGATCGCAGACTTTGGTTTCAGCAATGAGTTCACCATGGGGAACAAGCTGGACACGTTCTGTGGCTCTCCTCCCTACGCCGCCCCGGAGCTGTTCCAGGGGAAGAAATATGACGGCCCCGAGGTGGACGTCTGGAGCCTGGGGGTCATCCTCTACACACTGGTCAGCGGATCTCTGCCTTTCGACGGACAGAACCTAAAG GAGCTGCGCGAACGGGTTCTGCGGGGGAAGTATAGGATTCCCTTCTACATGTCCACAGACTGCGAGAACCTGCTCAAGAAGTTCCTCATTCTCAACCCAACCAAGAGGGGCAGCCTGGAG CAGATCATGAAGGACCGCTGGATGAACGTAGGCCATGAGGAGGAGGAGCTGAAGCCCTTCATCGAGCCCCAGCCAGACTACAAGGACCCCAAGAGGACAGGTCAGCACCCCGACCGAGCGGGGGGGTGGAAGAGAG ATATCATGTTGCAGATGGGCTACTCTGCGGAGGAGATCCAGGACTCGCTCGTCAACCAAAAATACAATGACGTCATGGCCACATATCTATTACTGGATTACAGGAACTCTGAG ATGGACGAATGCATCAGCCTATCAATGAAACCCCGCCCAGGAAGTGACCTCACAAACAGCAATGCCCAATCCCCTTCTCACAAGGTACAGCGCAGTACCTCATCCAATCAGAAGCCCCGGAGAGCAACAGATGCAG GTTCTTCAGCTTCTAAGCGTTCCCAGGGCGACAACAAGCACACAGCAGAGGATTATGGGAGGAAAGGTTCTGGCACTGGCAGCTCCACTAAAGTCCCTCCCAGTCCCTTAGCTGCAGCAGATCGTAAGAGGAGCACCCCAACCCCCTCCACC AACAGCATCCTGTCCACTGGTACGAGTCGCAGTCGAAACTCGCCAGTCCCTGAGAGAGCCACACTTGGGGTCCAGAACGGAATGGACAG CTTAACCACCCCAGGGTCCCGCGCCTCCACAGCCTCGGCAGCCGcagttctctcttcctcctcccgccCCCGACACCACAAGTCCCTGTCCACCTCTGCCCATCCCACCCCCTCAGACATCCACGCACACCGGCCCAG CACTGCCCCTCTGAGAGTACCAGTGGCGTCTCCCTCTGCCCACAACGTCAGCAGTTCCACGGCGACTGAGCGATCCAACTTCCCCAGAAATGTGGCCACCAGAAGCACTTTCAGTGCTGGGCAGCAGAGGGCGACGCGGGACCAGCATGCCTCCACCTACAATGGTCCCCCagcatccccctccctctcctatgGCAACAGCCAGGCCCGAAGAGCTGGGGGCACTGGTATCTTCAGCAAGTTCACCTCTAAATTTGTGCGCAG AAATCTCTCATTCAGATTCCCCAGAAG GAGCCCGTATGAGGGAGAGGGTCGAGATGAGGCCAACAG ACCCATGTTGACCACTGCTGAGAAGCTGGAGAAGGGCACCCTGGGCTCTGCAGGAGACGAGAACAAGGACTCCCTGTCCTCCACCTCTACGGTGCCCAGCACCACGACCCCGGGCCTGACCTCCAAGGACAACAAGCCCCGCTCGCTGCGCTTCACCTGGAGCATGAAAACCACCTCCTCCATGGAGCCCAACGAGATGATGAAGGAGATCCGGAAGGTTCTGGACTCCAACAGCTGCGAGTATGAGCTGCGAGAGCGCTACatgctgctgtgtgtgtctgggaaTCCCGCCCGTGACGACTTTGTCGAGTGGGAGATGGAGGTGTGCAAGCTGCCCCGCCTCTCCCTTAACGGGGTTCGCTTTAAACGCATTTCTGGCACATCCATCGCCTTCAAGAACATCGCCTCCAAGGTTGCCAATGAGCTCAAACTGTGA
- the LOC139418517 gene encoding serine/threonine-protein kinase MARK2-like isoform X6, whose amino-acid sequence MSTRTPLLTIEHSSNQSHSESKAGGRPNMPRCRNSVATTPDEQPHIGNYRLLKTIGKGNFAKVKLARHVLTGKEVAVKIIDKTQLNSSSLQKLFREVRIMKLLNHPNIVKLFEVIETEKTLYLIMEYASGGEVFDYLVAHGRMKEKEARAKFRQIVSAVQYCHQKCIVHRDLKAENLLLDADMNIKIADFGFSNEFTMGNKLDTFCGSPPYAAPELFQGKKYDGPEVDVWSLGVILYTLVSGSLPFDGQNLKELRERVLRGKYRIPFYMSTDCENLLKKFLILNPTKRGSLEQIMKDRWMNVGHEEEELKPFIEPQPDYKDPKRTGQHPDRAGGWKRDIMLQMGYSAEEIQDSLVNQKYNDVMATYLLLDYRNSEMDECISLSMKPRPGSDLTNSNAQSPSHKVQRSTSSNQKPRRATDAGSSASKRSQGDNKHTAEDYGRKGSGTGSSTKVPPSPLAAADRKRSTPTPSTNSILSTGTSRSRNSPVPERATLGVQNGMDSLTTPGSRASTASAAAVLSSSSRPRHHKSLSTSAHPTPSDIHAHRPSTAPLRVPVASPSAHNVSSSTATERSNFPRNVATRSTFSAGQQRATRDQHASTYNGPPASPSLSYGNSQARRAGGTGIFSKFTSKFVRRNLSFRFPRRPMLTTAEKLEKGTLGSAGDENKDSLSSTSTVPSTTTPGLTSKDNKPRSLRFTWSMKTTSSMEPNEMMKEIRKVLDSNSCEYELRERYMLLCVSGNPARDDFVEWEMEVCKLPRLSLNGVRFKRISGTSIAFKNIASKVANELKL is encoded by the exons TCTCACTCAGAGTCCAAGGCAGGCGGGCGTCCTAATATGCCGCGGTGCCGGAATTCTGTCGCCACGACGCCAGACGAGCAGCCACACATTGGCAACTACCGGCTGCTGAAAACCATCGGCAAGGGCAACTTTGCCAAGGTCAAACTGGCTCGTCATGTCCTCACAGGGAAAGAG GTGGCTGTGAAAATCATAGACAAAACGCAGCTCAACTCTTCCAGTCTCCAAAAG CTGTTTCGTGAAGTGAGGATCATGAAGCTGCTCAATCACCCAAATATCG TTAAGTTATTTGAAGTTATTGAGACAGAGAAGACGCTGTACTTGATCATGGAGTATGCCAGTGGAG GTGAGGTGTTTGATTACCTTGTTGCTCACgggagaatgaaagagaaagaggccaGAGCCAAATTTAGACAG ATCGTGTCAGCGGTACAGTACTGCCACCAGAAGTGCATCGTACACAGAGACCTGAAG GCAGAGAATCTACTCCTAGATGCTGACATGAACATCAAGATCGCAGACTTTGGTTTCAGCAATGAGTTCACCATGGGGAACAAGCTGGACACGTTCTGTGGCTCTCCTCCCTACGCCGCCCCGGAGCTGTTCCAGGGGAAGAAATATGACGGCCCCGAGGTGGACGTCTGGAGCCTGGGGGTCATCCTCTACACACTGGTCAGCGGATCTCTGCCTTTCGACGGACAGAACCTAAAG GAGCTGCGCGAACGGGTTCTGCGGGGGAAGTATAGGATTCCCTTCTACATGTCCACAGACTGCGAGAACCTGCTCAAGAAGTTCCTCATTCTCAACCCAACCAAGAGGGGCAGCCTGGAG CAGATCATGAAGGACCGCTGGATGAACGTAGGCCATGAGGAGGAGGAGCTGAAGCCCTTCATCGAGCCCCAGCCAGACTACAAGGACCCCAAGAGGACAGGTCAGCACCCCGACCGAGCGGGGGGGTGGAAGAGAG ATATCATGTTGCAGATGGGCTACTCTGCGGAGGAGATCCAGGACTCGCTCGTCAACCAAAAATACAATGACGTCATGGCCACATATCTATTACTGGATTACAGGAACTCTGAG ATGGACGAATGCATCAGCCTATCAATGAAACCCCGCCCAGGAAGTGACCTCACAAACAGCAATGCCCAATCCCCTTCTCACAAGGTACAGCGCAGTACCTCATCCAATCAGAAGCCCCGGAGAGCAACAGATGCAG GTTCTTCAGCTTCTAAGCGTTCCCAGGGCGACAACAAGCACACAGCAGAGGATTATGGGAGGAAAGGTTCTGGCACTGGCAGCTCCACTAAAGTCCCTCCCAGTCCCTTAGCTGCAGCAGATCGTAAGAGGAGCACCCCAACCCCCTCCACC AACAGCATCCTGTCCACTGGTACGAGTCGCAGTCGAAACTCGCCAGTCCCTGAGAGAGCCACACTTGGGGTCCAGAACGGAATGGACAG CTTAACCACCCCAGGGTCCCGCGCCTCCACAGCCTCGGCAGCCGcagttctctcttcctcctcccgccCCCGACACCACAAGTCCCTGTCCACCTCTGCCCATCCCACCCCCTCAGACATCCACGCACACCGGCCCAG CACTGCCCCTCTGAGAGTACCAGTGGCGTCTCCCTCTGCCCACAACGTCAGCAGTTCCACGGCGACTGAGCGATCCAACTTCCCCAGAAATGTGGCCACCAGAAGCACTTTCAGTGCTGGGCAGCAGAGGGCGACGCGGGACCAGCATGCCTCCACCTACAATGGTCCCCCagcatccccctccctctcctatgGCAACAGCCAGGCCCGAAGAGCTGGGGGCACTGGTATCTTCAGCAAGTTCACCTCTAAATTTGTGCGCAG AAATCTCTCATTCAGATTCCCCAGAAG ACCCATGTTGACCACTGCTGAGAAGCTGGAGAAGGGCACCCTGGGCTCTGCAGGAGACGAGAACAAGGACTCCCTGTCCTCCACCTCTACGGTGCCCAGCACCACGACCCCGGGCCTGACCTCCAAGGACAACAAGCCCCGCTCGCTGCGCTTCACCTGGAGCATGAAAACCACCTCCTCCATGGAGCCCAACGAGATGATGAAGGAGATCCGGAAGGTTCTGGACTCCAACAGCTGCGAGTATGAGCTGCGAGAGCGCTACatgctgctgtgtgtgtctgggaaTCCCGCCCGTGACGACTTTGTCGAGTGGGAGATGGAGGTGTGCAAGCTGCCCCGCCTCTCCCTTAACGGGGTTCGCTTTAAACGCATTTCTGGCACATCCATCGCCTTCAAGAACATCGCCTCCAAGGTTGCCAATGAGCTCAAACTGTGA
- the LOC139418517 gene encoding serine/threonine-protein kinase MARK2-like isoform X9 produces MSTRTPLLTIEHSSNQSHSESKAGGRPNMPRCRNSVATTPDEQPHIGNYRLLKTIGKGNFAKVKLARHVLTGKEVAVKIIDKTQLNSSSLQKLFREVRIMKLLNHPNIVKLFEVIETEKTLYLIMEYASGGEVFDYLVAHGRMKEKEARAKFRQIVSAVQYCHQKCIVHRDLKAENLLLDADMNIKIADFGFSNEFTMGNKLDTFCGSPPYAAPELFQGKKYDGPEVDVWSLGVILYTLVSGSLPFDGQNLKELRERVLRGKYRIPFYMSTDCENLLKKFLILNPTKRGSLEQIMKDRWMNVGHEEEELKPFIEPQPDYKDPKRTDIMLQMGYSAEEIQDSLVNQKYNDVMATYLLLDYRNSEMDECISLSMKPRPGSDLTNSNAQSPSHKVQRSTSSNQKPRRATDAGSSASKRSQGDNKHTAEDYGRKGSGTGSSTKVPPSPLAAADRKRSTPTPSTNSILSTGTSRSRNSPVPERATLGVQNGMDSLTTPGSRASTASAAAVLSSSSRPRHHKSLSTSAHPTPSDIHAHRPSTAPLRVPVASPSAHNVSSSTATERSNFPRNVATRSTFSAGQQRATRDQHASTYNGPPASPSLSYGNSQARRAGGTGIFSKFTSKFVRRPMLTTAEKLEKGTLGSAGDENKDSLSSTSTVPSTTTPGLTSKDNKPRSLRFTWSMKTTSSMEPNEMMKEIRKVLDSNSCEYELRERYMLLCVSGNPARDDFVEWEMEVCKLPRLSLNGVRFKRISGTSIAFKNIASKVANELKL; encoded by the exons TCTCACTCAGAGTCCAAGGCAGGCGGGCGTCCTAATATGCCGCGGTGCCGGAATTCTGTCGCCACGACGCCAGACGAGCAGCCACACATTGGCAACTACCGGCTGCTGAAAACCATCGGCAAGGGCAACTTTGCCAAGGTCAAACTGGCTCGTCATGTCCTCACAGGGAAAGAG GTGGCTGTGAAAATCATAGACAAAACGCAGCTCAACTCTTCCAGTCTCCAAAAG CTGTTTCGTGAAGTGAGGATCATGAAGCTGCTCAATCACCCAAATATCG TTAAGTTATTTGAAGTTATTGAGACAGAGAAGACGCTGTACTTGATCATGGAGTATGCCAGTGGAG GTGAGGTGTTTGATTACCTTGTTGCTCACgggagaatgaaagagaaagaggccaGAGCCAAATTTAGACAG ATCGTGTCAGCGGTACAGTACTGCCACCAGAAGTGCATCGTACACAGAGACCTGAAG GCAGAGAATCTACTCCTAGATGCTGACATGAACATCAAGATCGCAGACTTTGGTTTCAGCAATGAGTTCACCATGGGGAACAAGCTGGACACGTTCTGTGGCTCTCCTCCCTACGCCGCCCCGGAGCTGTTCCAGGGGAAGAAATATGACGGCCCCGAGGTGGACGTCTGGAGCCTGGGGGTCATCCTCTACACACTGGTCAGCGGATCTCTGCCTTTCGACGGACAGAACCTAAAG GAGCTGCGCGAACGGGTTCTGCGGGGGAAGTATAGGATTCCCTTCTACATGTCCACAGACTGCGAGAACCTGCTCAAGAAGTTCCTCATTCTCAACCCAACCAAGAGGGGCAGCCTGGAG CAGATCATGAAGGACCGCTGGATGAACGTAGGCCATGAGGAGGAGGAGCTGAAGCCCTTCATCGAGCCCCAGCCAGACTACAAGGACCCCAAGAGGACAG ATATCATGTTGCAGATGGGCTACTCTGCGGAGGAGATCCAGGACTCGCTCGTCAACCAAAAATACAATGACGTCATGGCCACATATCTATTACTGGATTACAGGAACTCTGAG ATGGACGAATGCATCAGCCTATCAATGAAACCCCGCCCAGGAAGTGACCTCACAAACAGCAATGCCCAATCCCCTTCTCACAAGGTACAGCGCAGTACCTCATCCAATCAGAAGCCCCGGAGAGCAACAGATGCAG GTTCTTCAGCTTCTAAGCGTTCCCAGGGCGACAACAAGCACACAGCAGAGGATTATGGGAGGAAAGGTTCTGGCACTGGCAGCTCCACTAAAGTCCCTCCCAGTCCCTTAGCTGCAGCAGATCGTAAGAGGAGCACCCCAACCCCCTCCACC AACAGCATCCTGTCCACTGGTACGAGTCGCAGTCGAAACTCGCCAGTCCCTGAGAGAGCCACACTTGGGGTCCAGAACGGAATGGACAG CTTAACCACCCCAGGGTCCCGCGCCTCCACAGCCTCGGCAGCCGcagttctctcttcctcctcccgccCCCGACACCACAAGTCCCTGTCCACCTCTGCCCATCCCACCCCCTCAGACATCCACGCACACCGGCCCAG CACTGCCCCTCTGAGAGTACCAGTGGCGTCTCCCTCTGCCCACAACGTCAGCAGTTCCACGGCGACTGAGCGATCCAACTTCCCCAGAAATGTGGCCACCAGAAGCACTTTCAGTGCTGGGCAGCAGAGGGCGACGCGGGACCAGCATGCCTCCACCTACAATGGTCCCCCagcatccccctccctctcctatgGCAACAGCCAGGCCCGAAGAGCTGGGGGCACTGGTATCTTCAGCAAGTTCACCTCTAAATTTGTGCGCAG ACCCATGTTGACCACTGCTGAGAAGCTGGAGAAGGGCACCCTGGGCTCTGCAGGAGACGAGAACAAGGACTCCCTGTCCTCCACCTCTACGGTGCCCAGCACCACGACCCCGGGCCTGACCTCCAAGGACAACAAGCCCCGCTCGCTGCGCTTCACCTGGAGCATGAAAACCACCTCCTCCATGGAGCCCAACGAGATGATGAAGGAGATCCGGAAGGTTCTGGACTCCAACAGCTGCGAGTATGAGCTGCGAGAGCGCTACatgctgctgtgtgtgtctgggaaTCCCGCCCGTGACGACTTTGTCGAGTGGGAGATGGAGGTGTGCAAGCTGCCCCGCCTCTCCCTTAACGGGGTTCGCTTTAAACGCATTTCTGGCACATCCATCGCCTTCAAGAACATCGCCTCCAAGGTTGCCAATGAGCTCAAACTGTGA
- the LOC139418517 gene encoding serine/threonine-protein kinase MARK2-like isoform X7: MSTRTPLLTIEHSSNQSHSESKAGGRPNMPRCRNSVATTPDEQPHIGNYRLLKTIGKGNFAKVKLARHVLTGKEVAVKIIDKTQLNSSSLQKLFREVRIMKLLNHPNIVKLFEVIETEKTLYLIMEYASGGEVFDYLVAHGRMKEKEARAKFRQIVSAVQYCHQKCIVHRDLKAENLLLDADMNIKIADFGFSNEFTMGNKLDTFCGSPPYAAPELFQGKKYDGPEVDVWSLGVILYTLVSGSLPFDGQNLKELRERVLRGKYRIPFYMSTDCENLLKKFLILNPTKRGSLEQIMKDRWMNVGHEEEELKPFIEPQPDYKDPKRTGQHPDRAGGWKRDIMLQMGYSAEEIQDSLVNQKYNDVMATYLLLDYRNSEMDECISLSMKPRPGSDLTNSNAQSPSHKVQRSTSSNQKPRRATDAGSSASKRSQGDNKHTAEDYGRKGSGTGSSTKVPPSPLAAADRKRSTPTPSTNSILSTGTSRSRNSPVPERATLGVQNGMDSLTTPGSRASTASAAAVLSSSSRPRHHKSLSTSAHPTPSDIHAHRPSTAPLRVPVASPSAHNVSSSTATERSNFPRNVATRSTFSAGQQRATRDQHASTYNGPPASPSLSYGNSQARRAGGTGIFSKFTSKFVRRPMLTTAEKLEKGTLGSAGDENKDSLSSTSTVPSTTTPGLTSKDNKPRSLRFTWSMKTTSSMEPNEMMKEIRKVLDSNSCEYELRERYMLLCVSGNPARDDFVEWEMEVCKLPRLSLNGVRFKRISGTSIAFKNIASKVANELKL; encoded by the exons TCTCACTCAGAGTCCAAGGCAGGCGGGCGTCCTAATATGCCGCGGTGCCGGAATTCTGTCGCCACGACGCCAGACGAGCAGCCACACATTGGCAACTACCGGCTGCTGAAAACCATCGGCAAGGGCAACTTTGCCAAGGTCAAACTGGCTCGTCATGTCCTCACAGGGAAAGAG GTGGCTGTGAAAATCATAGACAAAACGCAGCTCAACTCTTCCAGTCTCCAAAAG CTGTTTCGTGAAGTGAGGATCATGAAGCTGCTCAATCACCCAAATATCG TTAAGTTATTTGAAGTTATTGAGACAGAGAAGACGCTGTACTTGATCATGGAGTATGCCAGTGGAG GTGAGGTGTTTGATTACCTTGTTGCTCACgggagaatgaaagagaaagaggccaGAGCCAAATTTAGACAG ATCGTGTCAGCGGTACAGTACTGCCACCAGAAGTGCATCGTACACAGAGACCTGAAG GCAGAGAATCTACTCCTAGATGCTGACATGAACATCAAGATCGCAGACTTTGGTTTCAGCAATGAGTTCACCATGGGGAACAAGCTGGACACGTTCTGTGGCTCTCCTCCCTACGCCGCCCCGGAGCTGTTCCAGGGGAAGAAATATGACGGCCCCGAGGTGGACGTCTGGAGCCTGGGGGTCATCCTCTACACACTGGTCAGCGGATCTCTGCCTTTCGACGGACAGAACCTAAAG GAGCTGCGCGAACGGGTTCTGCGGGGGAAGTATAGGATTCCCTTCTACATGTCCACAGACTGCGAGAACCTGCTCAAGAAGTTCCTCATTCTCAACCCAACCAAGAGGGGCAGCCTGGAG CAGATCATGAAGGACCGCTGGATGAACGTAGGCCATGAGGAGGAGGAGCTGAAGCCCTTCATCGAGCCCCAGCCAGACTACAAGGACCCCAAGAGGACAGGTCAGCACCCCGACCGAGCGGGGGGGTGGAAGAGAG ATATCATGTTGCAGATGGGCTACTCTGCGGAGGAGATCCAGGACTCGCTCGTCAACCAAAAATACAATGACGTCATGGCCACATATCTATTACTGGATTACAGGAACTCTGAG ATGGACGAATGCATCAGCCTATCAATGAAACCCCGCCCAGGAAGTGACCTCACAAACAGCAATGCCCAATCCCCTTCTCACAAGGTACAGCGCAGTACCTCATCCAATCAGAAGCCCCGGAGAGCAACAGATGCAG GTTCTTCAGCTTCTAAGCGTTCCCAGGGCGACAACAAGCACACAGCAGAGGATTATGGGAGGAAAGGTTCTGGCACTGGCAGCTCCACTAAAGTCCCTCCCAGTCCCTTAGCTGCAGCAGATCGTAAGAGGAGCACCCCAACCCCCTCCACC AACAGCATCCTGTCCACTGGTACGAGTCGCAGTCGAAACTCGCCAGTCCCTGAGAGAGCCACACTTGGGGTCCAGAACGGAATGGACAG CTTAACCACCCCAGGGTCCCGCGCCTCCACAGCCTCGGCAGCCGcagttctctcttcctcctcccgccCCCGACACCACAAGTCCCTGTCCACCTCTGCCCATCCCACCCCCTCAGACATCCACGCACACCGGCCCAG CACTGCCCCTCTGAGAGTACCAGTGGCGTCTCCCTCTGCCCACAACGTCAGCAGTTCCACGGCGACTGAGCGATCCAACTTCCCCAGAAATGTGGCCACCAGAAGCACTTTCAGTGCTGGGCAGCAGAGGGCGACGCGGGACCAGCATGCCTCCACCTACAATGGTCCCCCagcatccccctccctctcctatgGCAACAGCCAGGCCCGAAGAGCTGGGGGCACTGGTATCTTCAGCAAGTTCACCTCTAAATTTGTGCGCAG ACCCATGTTGACCACTGCTGAGAAGCTGGAGAAGGGCACCCTGGGCTCTGCAGGAGACGAGAACAAGGACTCCCTGTCCTCCACCTCTACGGTGCCCAGCACCACGACCCCGGGCCTGACCTCCAAGGACAACAAGCCCCGCTCGCTGCGCTTCACCTGGAGCATGAAAACCACCTCCTCCATGGAGCCCAACGAGATGATGAAGGAGATCCGGAAGGTTCTGGACTCCAACAGCTGCGAGTATGAGCTGCGAGAGCGCTACatgctgctgtgtgtgtctgggaaTCCCGCCCGTGACGACTTTGTCGAGTGGGAGATGGAGGTGTGCAAGCTGCCCCGCCTCTCCCTTAACGGGGTTCGCTTTAAACGCATTTCTGGCACATCCATCGCCTTCAAGAACATCGCCTCCAAGGTTGCCAATGAGCTCAAACTGTGA